A window of Cyclopterus lumpus isolate fCycLum1 chromosome 14, fCycLum1.pri, whole genome shotgun sequence contains these coding sequences:
- the mettl27 gene encoding methyltransferase-like protein 27 has protein sequence MAAVSNTFENVKATILSAHESVTSGEKVNFYNSWAENYDQDVAVLDYRAPSLAANSISSHFRGDREAAVVLDVACGTGLVARQMKRHGFGHFVGIDGSEAMLTLARESELYQDLNQSMLGEGPLPVQKGLFDVVVIVGALSAGQVPVNVVRELCKATKPGGHVCMTTRSNLKNVEYKAALEHELKQMEDEGLWTCVEVAEVEDWERAVSEQENGYISGVVYLYRKLQL, from the exons ATGGCAGCTGTCAGTAACACGTTTGAAAATGTGAAAGCGACTATCTTATCAGCTCATGAAAGCGTCACATCAGGAGAAAAGGTCAACTTCTACAACTCCTGGGCAGAGAACTATGATCAG GATGTGGCTGTTCTGGACTACCGTGCACCAAGTCTGGCAGCAAACAGCATCTCCTCCCATTTCCGCGGTGATCGTGAAGCAGCTGTAGTGTTGGATGTGGCCTGCGGCACAGGACTGGTGGCCAGACAG ATGAAGAGACATGGATTTGGACATTTTGTGGGGATTGATGGAAGCGAGGCGATGTTGACGTTGGCCAGAGAGAGCGAGTTATACCAGGACCTGAATCAGTCCATGCTGGGGGAGGGGCCACTACCGGTCCAGAAGG GTTTGTTTGATGTGGTTGTGATCGTTGGAGCTCTCAGTGCTGGTCAGGTCCCGGTTAATGTCGTCAGAGAGTTGTGCAAGGCCACCAAACCTG GTGGGCACGTTTGCATGACGACCAGAAGTAACCTTAAAAACGTGGAGTACAAAGCTGCCCTGGAGCATGAGCTGAAGCAGATGGAGGACGAAGGGCTCTGGACTTGTGTGGAGGTCGCTGAGGTGGAGGACTGGGAGAGAGCCGTGTCGGAGCAGGAGAACGGCTACATATCTGGGGTTGTGTACCTCTATAGGAAACTACAACTATAG
- the LOC117742846 gene encoding complement C1q-like protein 2, with translation MVEDTDGVLNSVLQGQGFAEVGEIRESQDTAPKDTADEWIEQTITLPPADIWAEVRALRDMVVVLRVHLELLQRDHSDLQTRLRSSESELLVIKSRMDQLERENAEKPKVAFYTALTDAGYVGPNSADITLKYSKVFTNIGNAYSPATGFFTAPVKGVYYLQFTVCANHTGLMGVYVYKNNQKIMYNVEWKEDQLYKYFTNSVVLELMAGDAIHLVLPSTYSLYDDSNNHNTFSGTLLFPL, from the exons ATGGTGGAAGATACTGATGGTGTGCTCAAT TCTGTGCTTCAGGGCCAGGGTTTCGCCGAGGTGGGCGAGATCAGAGAGTCTCAGGACACCGCTCCAAAAGACACAGCTGATGAATGGATCGAGCAGACCATAACGCTGCCCCCCGCTGACATCTGGGCGGAGGTGAGGGCTCTGAGAGACATGGTGGTGGTGCTTAGAGTGCACCTTGAGCTGCTTCAGAGAGATCATTCTG ACTTACAGACCAGACTGAGAAGCAGTGAGAGTGAACTTCTTGTTATCAAGTCCAGGATGGACCAGTtggagagagaaaatgcag AGAAACCAAAGGTGGCCTTCTACACAGCTCTCACTGATGCGGGATATGTTGGACCAAACAGCGCAGACATCACACTGAAATACAGCAAGGTCTTCACCAACATCGGCAATGCTTACAGTCCAGCTACAG GTTTCTTCACAGCACCAGTCAAAGGGGTCTACTATCTCCAGTTCACGGTGTGTGCTAACCACACAGGCCTTATGGGTGTATATGTGTACAAGAACAACCAGAAGATCATGTATAACGTGGAGTGGAAGGAAGATCAACTTTACAAGTATTTCACTAACTCTGTCGTCTTGGAGCTGATGGCAGGAGACGCCATTCACCTGGTTCTCCCATCAACCTATTCTCTCTATGACGATAGCAataaccacaacaccttcagtgGCACCCTTCTCTTCCCACTGTGA
- the nf2b gene encoding neurofibromin 2b (merlin) isoform X1, translated as MSILGLKKKQPKTFKVKVITMDAEMEFSCEVKWKGKDLFDLVCRTVGLRETWFFGLRYTVKDTYAWLKQEKRVLDQEVPKDSPITFHFLAKFFPEKVEEELVQEITQHLFFLQVKKQILDEEIFCSPEASVLLASYAVQAKYGDYDPNFHKPGFLAQDELLPKRVLMQYQMTADMWEEKITAWYAEHRGIARDEAEMEYLKIAQDLEMYGVSYFAITQNKRDTDLLLGVDAQGLHIYNPNSKLNPNKSFPWSGIRNISYSEKEFTIKPLDKKKDVFKFYSSQLRVNKLILQLCIGNHDLFMRRRKVDSIEVQQMKAQAKEEKARKKMERQILAREKQMREEAERAKEEMERRLFQLQDEARLANEALLRSEETADLLAEKAQIAEEEAKLLAHKAADAEQDRQRLEVTAMKTKEEKRQMEQKMREAEQLAVKLVEQSERRLKEADHLKQDLTEAKDAERRAKQKLLEITKTTYPLIAAYSAPPAPPAPPEAPDFAYESTSSRLDFKDSDMKRLSMEIERERLEYMEKSKHLQDQLKELKTEIESLKLEEQQQQAGVYSLRNEARGYVPEPVYLPHSNRNSAYMSQMAFFEEV; from the exons ATGTCTATCCTCGGATTAAAGAAGAAACAGCCGAAGACTTTTAAAGTCAAAGTTATCACCATGGATGCTGAAATGGAGTTCAGCTGTGAG GTGAAGTGGAAAGGTAAAGACCTTTTTGACCTGGTGTGTCGCACGGTTGGTTTGAGGGAGACCTGGTTCTTTGGACTCAGGTACACGGTAAAGGACACCTACGCCTGGCTGAAGCAAGAGAAACGG GTCTTGGACCAGGAGGTTCCTAAGGACTCTCCCataacatttcatttcctgGCTAAATTCTTCCCAGAAAAAGTAGAAGAAGAGCTGGTCCAAGAGATAACTCAGCACCTCTTCTTCTTACAG GTGAAAAAACAGATATTGGATGAGGAGATATTCTGTTCCCCTGAAGCATCTGTTCTGTTGGCGTCATATGCTGTCCAGGCCAAG TATGGAGACTATGACCCAAACTTTCACAAGCCGGGCTTCCTTGCACAAGATGAGCTTTTGCCAAAAAGA GTTTTGATGCAATACCAGATGACTGCTGACATGTGGGAAGAGAAGATCACAGCTTGGTATGCAGAGCACAGAGGCATCGCCAG AGATGAGGCTGAGATGGAATACCTCAAAATTGCTCAAGACCTTGAGATGTACGGTGTCAGCTACTTTGCAATTACA CAAAATAAGAGGGACACAGACCTGTTACTTGGAGTGGATGCTCAAGGACTTCACATCTACAACCCCAACAGCAAACTCAACCCCAACAAATCCTTTCCGTGGAGCGGCATTCGCAACATCTCTTACAGCGAAAAGGAG TTCACTATCAAACCCCTGGACAAGAAGAAAGATGTTTTCAAGTTCTACTCCTCTCAACTGCGTGTCAACAAGCTG ATCCTGCAGTTGTGCATCGGTAACCACGATCTAttcatgaggaggaggaaggtggactCCATCGAAGTGCAACAGATGAAGGCTCAAGCCAAAGAGGAGAAGGCCCGCAAGAAG ATGGAGCGTCAAATCCTGGCCAGAGAAAAACAgatgagagaggaagcagaacgGGCAAAAGAGGAGATGGAACGAAGACTCTTCCAGCTGCAGGACGAGGCCCGGCTGGCCAACGAGGCTCTG TTGCGATCTGAGGAGACAGCAGACCTGCTGGCAGAGAAGGCTCAGATTGCTGAAGAAGAGGCTAAGCTGTTGGCCCACAAGGCTGCAGATGCTGAGCAGGACAGGCAGAGGTTAGAGGTCACCGCCATGAAGACCAAGGAGGAGAAAAGGCAGATGGAGCAGAAGATGAGGGAGGCGGAGCAGCTGGCTGTGAAACTGGTGGAGCAGTCTGAGAGAAG GTTGAAGGAGGCCGATCACCTGAAACAGGACCTGACCGAAGCCAAGGACGCCGAGCGGAGAGCCAAACAGAAGCTGCTGGAgatcacaaaaacaacatacCCT CTCATAGCAGCCTACTCTGCTCCCCCTgcacctcctgcacctcctgaAGCACCCGACTTTGCATATGAATCAACATCTTCGCGCCTCGACTTCAAGGACTCCGACATGAAAAGGCTGTCTATggagatcgagagagagag GCTGGAGTACATGGAGAAGAGCAAGCACCTGCAGGAccagctgaaggagctgaagacGGAGATCGAGTCTCtgaagctggaggagcagcagcaacaggcGGGCGTCTACAGCCTCCGCAATGAGGCGAGGGGATACGTCCCGGAGCCGGTCTACCTACCTCACAGCAAC CGTAACTCTGCGTACATGTCTCAGATGGCCTTCTTTGAAGAAGTGTGA
- the nf2b gene encoding neurofibromin 2b (merlin) isoform X2 produces MSILGLKKKQPKTFKVKVITMDAEMEFSCEVKWKGKDLFDLVCRTVGLRETWFFGLRYTVKDTYAWLKQEKRVLDQEVPKDSPITFHFLAKFFPEKVEEELVQEITQHLFFLQVKKQILDEEIFCSPEASVLLASYAVQAKYGDYDPNFHKPGFLAQDELLPKRVLMQYQMTADMWEEKITAWYAEHRGIARDEAEMEYLKIAQDLEMYGVSYFAITQNKRDTDLLLGVDAQGLHIYNPNSKLNPNKSFPWSGIRNISYSEKEFTIKPLDKKKDVFKFYSSQLRVNKLILQLCIGNHDLFMRRRKVDSIEVQQMKAQAKEEKARKKMERQILAREKQMREEAERAKEEMERRLFQLQDEARLANEALLRSEETADLLAEKAQIAEEEAKLLAHKAADAEQDRQRLEVTAMKTKEEKRQMEQKMREAEQLAVKLVEQSERRLKEADHLKQDLTEAKDAERRAKQKLLEITKTTYPVQ; encoded by the exons ATGTCTATCCTCGGATTAAAGAAGAAACAGCCGAAGACTTTTAAAGTCAAAGTTATCACCATGGATGCTGAAATGGAGTTCAGCTGTGAG GTGAAGTGGAAAGGTAAAGACCTTTTTGACCTGGTGTGTCGCACGGTTGGTTTGAGGGAGACCTGGTTCTTTGGACTCAGGTACACGGTAAAGGACACCTACGCCTGGCTGAAGCAAGAGAAACGG GTCTTGGACCAGGAGGTTCCTAAGGACTCTCCCataacatttcatttcctgGCTAAATTCTTCCCAGAAAAAGTAGAAGAAGAGCTGGTCCAAGAGATAACTCAGCACCTCTTCTTCTTACAG GTGAAAAAACAGATATTGGATGAGGAGATATTCTGTTCCCCTGAAGCATCTGTTCTGTTGGCGTCATATGCTGTCCAGGCCAAG TATGGAGACTATGACCCAAACTTTCACAAGCCGGGCTTCCTTGCACAAGATGAGCTTTTGCCAAAAAGA GTTTTGATGCAATACCAGATGACTGCTGACATGTGGGAAGAGAAGATCACAGCTTGGTATGCAGAGCACAGAGGCATCGCCAG AGATGAGGCTGAGATGGAATACCTCAAAATTGCTCAAGACCTTGAGATGTACGGTGTCAGCTACTTTGCAATTACA CAAAATAAGAGGGACACAGACCTGTTACTTGGAGTGGATGCTCAAGGACTTCACATCTACAACCCCAACAGCAAACTCAACCCCAACAAATCCTTTCCGTGGAGCGGCATTCGCAACATCTCTTACAGCGAAAAGGAG TTCACTATCAAACCCCTGGACAAGAAGAAAGATGTTTTCAAGTTCTACTCCTCTCAACTGCGTGTCAACAAGCTG ATCCTGCAGTTGTGCATCGGTAACCACGATCTAttcatgaggaggaggaaggtggactCCATCGAAGTGCAACAGATGAAGGCTCAAGCCAAAGAGGAGAAGGCCCGCAAGAAG ATGGAGCGTCAAATCCTGGCCAGAGAAAAACAgatgagagaggaagcagaacgGGCAAAAGAGGAGATGGAACGAAGACTCTTCCAGCTGCAGGACGAGGCCCGGCTGGCCAACGAGGCTCTG TTGCGATCTGAGGAGACAGCAGACCTGCTGGCAGAGAAGGCTCAGATTGCTGAAGAAGAGGCTAAGCTGTTGGCCCACAAGGCTGCAGATGCTGAGCAGGACAGGCAGAGGTTAGAGGTCACCGCCATGAAGACCAAGGAGGAGAAAAGGCAGATGGAGCAGAAGATGAGGGAGGCGGAGCAGCTGGCTGTGAAACTGGTGGAGCAGTCTGAGAGAAG GTTGAAGGAGGCCGATCACCTGAAACAGGACCTGACCGAAGCCAAGGACGCCGAGCGGAGAGCCAAACAGAAGCTGCTGGAgatcacaaaaacaacatacCCTGTAcagtga